The following are encoded together in the Ictidomys tridecemlineatus isolate mIctTri1 chromosome X, mIctTri1.hap1, whole genome shotgun sequence genome:
- the Zc3h12b gene encoding putative ribonuclease ZC3H12B: MTATAAVETPKMEKSASKEEKQHPKQDSTEQGNNDSEEWMSSESDPEQLSLKSSNNSSCQPGDGQLKRKEMPSKPHRQLCRSPCLDRPSFSQSSILQDGKLDIEKEYQAKMDFALKLGYAEEQIQSVLNKLGPESLINDVLAELVRLGNKGDSEGQVNLSLLVPRGPGSREIASPELSLEDEIDNSDNLRPIVIDGSNVAMSHGNKEEFSCRGIQLAVDWFLDKGHKDITVFVPAWRKEQSRPDAPITDQDILRKLEKEKILVFTPSRRVQGRRVVCYDDRFIVKLAFDSDGIIVSNDNYRDLQVEKPEWKKFIEERLLMYSFVNDKFMPPDDPLGRHGPSLENFLRKRPVVPEHKKQPCPYGKKCTYGHKCKYYHPERANQPQRSVADELRISAKLSTVKTMSEGTLAKCGTGMSSAKGEITSEVKRVAPKRQSDPSIRSVAVEPEEWLSIARKPEASSVPSLVTALSVPTIPPPKSHAVGALNTRSASSPVPGSSHFPHQKASLEHMASMQYPPILVTNSHGTPINYAEQYPKFESMGDHGYYSMLGDFSKLNINSMHNREYYMAEADRGMYARNPNLCPDSRMSHTRNDNYSSYNNLYLAVADAHPEGSLKLHRSASQNRLQPFSHGYHEALTRVQSYGPEDSKQAPHKQSVPHLALHAQLPAPGARSSCPGDYPMPPNIHPGATSQSGRALVMTRMDSISDSRLYESNPMRQRRPPLCREQHASWDPLPCATDSYGYHSYPLSNSLMQPCYEPVMVRSVPEKMEQLWRNPWVGMCNDSREHMIPEHQFQTYKNLCNIFPSNIVLAVMEKNPHTADAQQLAALIVAKLRAAR, translated from the exons ATGACGGCCACAGCTGCAGTGGAGACACCAAAAATGGAGAAGAGTGCCTCCAAGGAAGAGAAGCAGCATCCAAAGCAGGACAGTACCGAGCAGGGCAATAATGATTCTGAAGAGTGGATGAGCTCTGAGAGTGACCCTGAACAGTTGAGCCTTAAGAGCAGCAACAACAGCAGCTGCCAACCTGGAGATGGTCAGCTGAAGAGAAAGGAGATGCCCTCCAAGCCACACCGCCAGCTCTGTCGATCACCCTGCCTGGATCGTCCAAGCTTCTCCCAGAGCAGCATTTTACAGGACGGTAAGCTCGACATAGAGAAGGAATATCAAGCCAAGATGGACTTTGCTCTAAAGCTGGGCTATGCTGAGGAACAGATTCAATCAGTACTGAATAAACTGGGTCCAGAATCACTTATAAATGATGTATTGGCAGAGCTTGTCAGACTTGGGAACAAAGGTGACTCAGAAGGGCAGGTCAACTTGAGTCTGTTAGTGCCCCGTGGGCCTGGCTCCAGAGAGATTGCAAGCCCTGAATTGTCTCTTGAAGATGAAATAGACAATAGTGACAATTTGAGGCCAATTGTCATTGATGGAAGTAATGTGGCTATGAG TCATGGGAATAAAGAAGAGTTCTCCTGTAGAGGAATACAACTTGCTGTGGATTGGTTTCTAGATAAAGGCCACAAGGATATCACTGTATTTGTGCCTGCTTGGAGAAAGGAGCAATCCCGCCCTGATGCACCAATTACAG ATCAAGATATTCTACGTAAACTGGAGAAGGAAAAGATTCTTGTCTTCACACCATCCCGAAGGGTCCAGGGCAGAAGGGTTGTCTGCTATGATGACCGGTTCATAGTCAAATTGGCTTTTGATTCTGACGGCATCATTGTATCCAATGATAACTACAGAGACCTTCAAGTTGAAAAGCCAGAATGGAAGAAGTTTATAGAGGAGCGGTTGCTGATGTATTCTTTTGTGAATGACAA ATTTATGCCTCCAGATGATCCTTTAGGACGTCATGGACCAAGCCTTGAAAATTTCTTAAGAAAGAGACCTGTCGTTCCCGAGCATAAGAAGCAACCATGTCCTTATG GCAAAAAATGCACCTACGGCCACAAGTGCAAATACTACCATCCGGAGCGGGCCAACCAACCCCAGCGTTCGGTGGCTGATGAGCTCCGCATCAGTGCCAAACTATCCACAGTGAAAACCATGAGCGAAGGCACCCTAGCCAAGTGTGGTACAGGGATGTCTAGCGCCAAAGGTGAGATAACCTCAGAGGTCAAACGTGTGGCCCCCAAGCGCCAATCAGATCCCAGCATCCGGTCTGTGGCTGTGGAGCCTGAGGAATGGCTGTCCATTGCCCGTAAGCCTGAGGCCAGCTCTGTCCCCTCACTTGTGACCGCCCTAAGTGTTCCCACAATCCCACCCCCCAAAAGCCATGCAGTGGGTGCACTCAACACCCGTTCGGCCAGCAGCCCAGTGCCAGGATCCTCTCATTTCCCCCACCAGAAGGCCTCATTGGAGCACATGGCCAGCATGCAGTACCCCCCTATCCTGGTTACCAACAGCCATGGGACCCCTATTAACTATGCTGAGCAATACCCAAAGTTTGAGTCCATGGGGGACCATGGCTACTATTCGATGTTAGGCGACTTCTCCAAACTGAACATCAACAGCATGCACAATCGAGAGTACTACATGGCTGAAGCAGACCGGGGGATGTATGCTCGGAATCCCAATCTCTGTCCTGACAGCCGCATGAGCCATACCAGGAACGACAACTATTCCTCTTACAACAACCTGTACTTGGCTGTAGCTGATGCCCATCCTGAAGGCAGTTTGAAGCTGCACCGCTCAGCATCTCAGAACCGTCTTCAGCCTTTTTCTCATGGTTACCATGAAGCCTTAACGAGAGTGCAGAGCTATGGCCCAGAGGATTCCAAGCAAGCCCCCCACAAGCAATCAGTTCCCCACTTAGCTCTGCATGCCCAGCTCCCAGCACCTGGAGCACGATCCAGCTGTCCTGGAGACTATCCCATGCCTCCCAATATCCATCCTGGGGCAACTTCACAGTCAGGCCGTGCCCTGGTGATGACACGGATGGACAGCATTTCTGATTCTCGCCTCTATGAGAGCAACCCCATGAGGCAAAGACGACCTCCTCTGTGCCGTGAACAGCATGCCAGCTGGGACCCGCTGCCCTGTGCAACTGACTCCTATGGCTATCACTCCTATCCCTTAAGTAACAGCCTCATGCAACCATGTTATGAGCCAGTCATGGTACGGAGCGTGCCTGAAAAGATGGAGCAGCTTTGGAGGAATCCTTGGGTTGGAATGTGCAATGATTCCAGGGAGCATATGATCCCAGAGCACCAATTTCAGACCTACAAAAACCTCTGCAATATTTTCCCTTCTAACATCGTTCTTGCAGTGATGGAGAAGAATCCCCATACAGCAGATGCCCAGCAACTGGCAGCCTTGATTGTTGCCAAGCTTAGGGCTGCACGTTGA